A genomic window from Glycine max cultivar Williams 82 chromosome 17, Glycine_max_v4.0, whole genome shotgun sequence includes:
- the LOC100784140 gene encoding 40S ribosomal protein S11 — MAEQTEKAFLKQPKVFLSSKKTGKGKRPGKGGNRFWKSIGLGFKTPREAIEGTYIDKKCPFTGNVSIRGRILAGTCHSAKMNRTIIVRRNYLHFIKKYQRYEKRHSNIPAHISPAFRVKEGDHVIIGQCRPLSKTVRFNVLKVIPAGSSSGAKKAFTGM, encoded by the exons ATGGCTGAGCAA ACCGAGAAGGCTTTTTTGAAACAACCAAAAGTGTTTCTCAG CTCGAAGAAAACTGGGAAGGGAAAGAGACCCGGAAAGGGTGGGAACCGCTTTTGGAAATCcattgggcttggatttaagACTCCCAGGGAAGCCATCGAAG GAACCTACATTGACAAGAAGTGCCCCTTCACTGGCAATGTTTCCATCCGTGGCCGTATCTTGGCTGGAACATGTCACAGTGCTAAGATGAACAGGACTATTATTGTTAGGAGGAATTATCTCCATTTTATCAAGAAGTACCAGAG GTACGAGAAAAGGCACTCCAACATTCCTGCTCATATATCACCTGCTTTCCGTGTGAAGGAAGGAGATCACGTTATTATTGGTCAATGCAG GCCACTTTCTAAGACTGTGAGGTTCAATGTGTTGAAAGTGATCCCAGCTGGATCTTCTAGCGGTGCAAAGAAGGCTTTTACTGGAATGTGA